Within Salvia splendens isolate huo1 chromosome 21, SspV2, whole genome shotgun sequence, the genomic segment CCCTAGAACTGCTCTCGAATCTCCGAGATTTGCAACCGTCAGATCTTCAGCCTATCATCATCGTCACCACACTTCgtaaataaaaatcaaacacACTTTCTTTTACTCTAGAAAATGTCCTCAACTTACGATTACTTTATAAACAATCTATGAAGTCGGGATTCTCGACTTTAGGGGCAAAATTGCAATTTCGACAAAGTTCGAGTTATAAACTAGTACAGTATGATTAATCATTTACCTGTCTGATTACGACAGTAGCAGTTGTTCCACTACAAGAGCAATCCAAGGTTTCAAGAAATTGAATCTCTCTGTCTACAGCTTTGAATGAAGTGATGCAAGCTTCTTTCCATCTTTGGAAATTCTTGCTTTGATCACTCCCCATTTTTCTGTGGTTGAGAAGGAGAGAAGGCAGCCTGTTCCTCACAATCTTGCTCACTGTGTGCCCATTCTTGCCATGCCCATCAAACACCGCACAAATGGCCCCTTCCTCGACTCCGTAGCCCTGCGAGAAAAGCCCGACAACGTTACATGGTCGCTCGTGGTTTAGACGGTGTTTTTGGATGGTACATGCGACACATGTGCAGAGGCGGACACATGGTTTTTTTGGATGAGTTCTGTATTTTCTATATTTCGTATTCGAAATGTTGAAAACTGAATTTTTACTATGATTTGTGTTGATGACCCGGACTTTTACACAATAATTCGCACAATATATCAAGTATTCAATAATTTCACGGGCTTAAGCCCCTCGTGCCTCTCATTTCTATCTGTCACTGTGCACGTAAATAGATAAATTTTGTCCTAAACCGAAATCAAAATAATATCGATACGTAATAAATCACTAGATTATTcttataatttcaaaatcaaaacatgtGAGATGTTACATAATGGAGTATCAAATTATGTAAGAATACACACTTCATTTTCATAATCCTTCAATGCAAATACAATACCTAACAATGAGAACATGTGTAGTTTGATGGATGAATTTAGGAGAAATTTTGTTGATGATCATAACTTTTTCGGATGGGACATACATTGAGGATTCAAACCTCACTATTTTCCCTTCTCATCCTTTTTTTATACAAAGACCATTATATAACACACAAAAAAAGTAGACACACCTGAAAAAGAAGAGCACAATCTTGGTTCAATCCTTTGCTTCCTGCATGAGAATAAACTGAGCCAATTTTCTGTGATGATTCATTGCTACTGATTCCTGTATAATACACAGCACTCTCTTGGCCATAGGAATCATCATGTATCACTGGAGATGAAATGGAAGCACAAATTCCCATCTTCTCTCCCttgcttctctctctctctctctagagtgTGTCTTGTTGTATATACTTGGAATCCAAAAGGGAGAAATATAGTCCCCATATATAGGGAGTTGGGGACCATGGAATAtgcaaattttatattttcttgaaAGAGATGGAGAGTTGAAGAAACAACTAGATTCAATAATTgagttgttttttatttgttggaCTATTATTATAGGCTACCCCAAGATTCAATTCAAAGGGCATcttatgtgtgtttgtgtagGATTGAATTGGTATGCAGAAATCAGTTTGCAGCTATTTGGGTGTTGACTTATCAATGTTTTACACATTTAgtatttgtgtttttttaaagaATTGGGTTTGAAATTCGGGCGGTTTTGGTTTGGTTACTTGTTGGTATTGATGTCACTAGAGTATATACTAGTGGTTAAATATGTATTGCATGGTAATATTCTCATCAGTAGTACATTTTTGAATAATTGTATTGCATGGTatataatatttttgaaatatatattgcatggtatatttttgaaatatgtatttttgaaatattttgaaatattgaaatatttttgaaatatgtattgCACATGGTAATATTGCATATAATATTTTCAGCCGGAAATAGCTATTTGTtaaatataggagtatataatattttCAGCCGGAAATAGCGATTTGTTAAATATAATTCGTTACTTGTCAGAGAAAAGTGAGAAGTCGTTTTTGTGAAGCAAGTCCCCTTATCTTAATGGTGAAGATGAATACTCTTTATGTGATCCAAACAGATTCAAGTGTCTAAAAAGCTATTTATCGAAACAAATATGATAAGTTCGATAAGATAATCTAGGGGCTTGAGAATGAAACAAAAAACGTGAAGACCTTACCGTCTTTCGGAAAATAGATGTGATTGTGGTGAAAAGAGCCTACAAACATTACTACTAGTAATTTTCATGTTATTGGTAACTTGTTGCAATTCACAAGTCTTTAAAACCGCCCAATTCaatttgtataaatttattgtgtattttatttgtttgtttttgatTAATTGTGTATTCCAGCTtattagaaaatgaaattgGACTTATCCTGTTTCGATGTAATAAGCGCGTGCTTTATAATGGCTATTCATTTTTAGAGAGATAGTTCTATAATGTGTAatgatttatgaaatatttgttagaaaaataattactactcctaGTATTCTATTTGGAATGATGTTGAACAACATACTTGGTTCGTGTGATATAAAGtccaaattaaaactaaataaaTTCGATAATTTGATAATTATTGGTTTATGTGTATGACTTTACTTGGGGGATAATCCACGCGGTTACCAATAAGAATGATaccattatttattaaatattctaCACGATTCAGGGCACCTCAACCTTTGGAAGAAACAGatcattattttcaaattttataagtTGATGACTAAGAGAGATGATTTAATTTTCTTATGTAAATGATTGTAATTATTTAAGATTGTATACAGCTATATTCAAATAATCAAATTTGCCGTACAACctgaactctctctctctctctctggacTTTTATACTACTCCCTATAGCATGATTAATCAATTTATATTatctattatatatttaaacttttttttgtggGGCTTTGAATCTTGACATGTATCTATTGGTGGTAATTAAATTTCGGTACCCTAATAAGGCCATCAAGAAAAAAAGCAATACACGACAATAGAAAATGACAGCCTCTGTGGAAATTAAGTAACCTTTTAGTCGGGTAGTTATTAGCcaataacaataataacaaaatatttataacgactatactttatttatttattttaagttgCAGACTTTACATTATTATGAAAGGCCAATCATGCTGAcatcaatatttattttattttcttatgaaGACACCAATAAGTTTTAATAGCTTTGGTATGCgtatttagttagttagttagttagttatctATTTAGAAATTCATACATACTACCATTTCTTCTACAAATAGGCTTTTAAACTTTGAAGTTCAAGTTGGATTAAGTAAGTCAAATTCACTAGTCTACATTTTCATGGCCAATAAATTTTACCTACATCAGGTGACACTCCTAAATCGTATGAATAGTTGACTATagacattttaataaaatgactaacgaaattactaataaaattacACAACCAAAACCATTGACCTAAATTATACTAGCATTTGATAATTGGAGTTATCTTCACAACCACAACTACAAGTATGATAAGATAAGTGGTCATGACAATCTGGTACGTACATGTTGTATTTTCAAACTTCGattatactagtaataattATCATAATAATTTCATATCATTTTGTGGATCAGATCATCTATTCATCAACACATACCAAAaagttttttaaatattttaaatctcCATTATTGAGAATTTTTGAAATGCTAAACAGCTAAGAACAAGGAAGATTCTGTTCTAAATTATATAGTATTAACAATTCTACTCTAATAGTCTTCGCAGTGAACgagtttaatgcaaaattagtagtAAAACATCGAGAGGAAGTGGAGAATTTCGCCTTATTAGAGAGGGAAACTTAGGAAAAATAGAAGGCGACTATTTTTGTGGACGGCCGAAAGTGGATAAAAAAGACTAGGACTATTACATAACCTCGATACATGGGAGGTGTATTACGCTCATGCTTATCTTAATACACATTTCCATAATCGAGGTTACTTATCATAATCAACACGATTATGCAGTAGAGGATTCTAGCATCTTAAAGGATCAAGAATCTGAATCTAATAAACACTACATCAAATTTACTGTAATTAGAGCTGCGTCATAATACTTGACAAAAAATTCAGACAGATAAATCAGCATTTTGGTGGCTGGAGAGTTACCTTAGATTCTTGATAATTACATTTCAGTCACTGGCTGGAGACGACGACGTTTTCATCACCTTGCAACCCTTCAGCTGCGGGAGACTTCTTCACCAGAGACTTGGGTAGGTCCAGCTCGTCCTGAATGCAACGCTGCTGAGGATGGCACAACAGCTGGCACATGTTTCGGAAAAGGGCACGCGTCAGTCCTTGACCGCTCTCGAATATATAGCCCTCGAACTCACTGATTCGTTCGAGGGCGTCAACCAGTGTATCATACACCACTTGTGGACAGTTATCAGGTCCGGGTTTGTCGTGGAGGTACATCACATCCAAGGTGAAGAGCTTCAGAGTTGAAGGCAACTGGGATTGTGGCGGCATGGATGACCTACAGTAGATCAAGATCTGAAACAAGAGAAAGCCAAGGGATTAAGCATAGGCATAGGAAGGCATAAAACAAAGAAAGGTAAGAATATGGAGATGATTTTTTGAGTTTTACAGCTCCTAAATGAAACCAAATTCAATACTTACTATTTTTGTTGATGATAATTGATAATGTAATAAACATATGAGGATAATGTGAGTTCATGATGGTCACTGACCACGCGGAATATACGATTTTGAGCACGGGATTTCTTTGCTTCATGAGTTGCCACTTTGAAAAGCTGAGTGAGATCTGCCTGACTAGCGGATGAATCCACCGAGAGACCTCGTAGAGCAGAAAGTGATGCATCAACTTCACTGCTGAACTCTTTCCGGAGCTTTACAATGAAGCAATAGGACAAAATCAGGTGAATAAGATCAAAGACTAAGAGTAGCATCAATAACAACTGACTGAGAGAAACAGGAGACAAACTGTGTCTAAGAGCAAAAAGCATAGCATTCATGCCAATATTTCAGCAACCCAACGTCGAAGAAGTCTATTTAAATTATCATATCTACTTCAACCTAAGACATGATACTGCCCTCTTAATTCCAACATTAAAACCGAACTAGCATTCTTATATCCAAATGCATCTTGCAGCAAAATTTATCATCCATCAAAACAAAAGAAGTTACTAGCAGAGTAAAATGAGCCCAGATCTTTTCAACTTTTCTAAATATGATAACAGGTAGATTTCTAACATACATGGGTCACAACCAACACAAAAAGGGGCGTGATTCTAATCAACGCGACAACCATGCCACTCAAacagaaaaacacaaacaccaTAATCCATATCACAAAATTATGCAGAGCTCTATACGCTGTGAGTTAGAATGCATAATGTTGATTAAGCAAAAGCATTACGAACATGTTGAGCACGAGGTACCAACATATAAAGCTCCGCAGCACGCTTAAATTGCAAATGCATAATGTTATCTTATAAAGGCATGATGCACTCAGTAACAACTAACAAGCCAAAACCAGATAAATCCAGATAGCAAACACATAAACATTTTCAATCTTAAAACCTCCTAGCTCAACATTGAATTATTTCAGTGCTCTTCTGCAATCCCCAATAATGCCTCTCATTCTTAACACAACAAAAGTATTATCCACGGAATTCCATCTCACTCTCAACCAATCAATTCAACCCTAAAATCCAAACAACACAGTAATTGACTGATTACAAGTGAATAGGGCACAGAAATGGTACCCAATAGGTGGATTTGGAGAGGGCGGAGAACGCGAAACGGTGATCGGGatttgatggggtgcgtactaaacaagcccaacagcaatgacgacccatcagcccaaagcccaaggaagagtatgagttcggcattaccaaagagttcggcctcagcctacagctcggtaaaagccaacctatcaagctctgctctcaggtcggcatcaagctctactctcagatcggcaaccaaagcaggagtatgagttcggcattaccaaagagttcggcctcagcctacagctcggtaaaagccaacctatcaagctctgctctcaggtcggcatcaagctctactctcagatcggcaaccaaagcaggagtatgagttcggcattaccaaagagttcggcctcagcctacagctcggtaaaagccaaccaatcaagctctgctctcaggtcggcatcaagctctactctcagatcggcaaccaaagcagttcggtctcagtattcgaccgaacaaggagttagtggacccatacaggatgtccaacacacccactaccacgtggtgtcaactcaggccacgatcgtaggccatgacctacgctacatccacgatcttaggccatgacctacacgacatccacgacttagggtggtgatgcaagccacgatcttagtccaagatataaatagaacttagatctgatatgagaaggttaagctctctagagataaaataccatatagcaaatagcaagtttgtatttgtaagctgtagaaaacagatcaagcaatacaatcttgccctcccttcttcccgtggacgtagatttacttcagtaaatcgaaccacgtaaattcctTGTGTctgcattttcattctctaccagcatttgctaacatcaaaaattcgcggatccatcactggcgccgtctgtgggaagcgaagaacaaaatttgtgataaagcgaatttttgatccattttttccacccaaaaaaatgcataccagatcgcagaatacccgcattcctgcccgtgagaacccggaggaagccaatccatcccataggtctggaaaacaacctagggataaatccaccaccagttctcatggcgaaggaacaggccgctccaaaaatcgtcccactgagtcttcccagcagcctgatttgaatgaggctgtcaagctgttcttggctgagaagcaggatgagttcttagccttcctgcaaaagagccaagagccgaagacgaaaacggaggattctccttcttcatccagacatgaaagtcactaccgcagtagtgccgtgtcttccaggaagaagaatcctcaaccccgacatattcctgttcctcctcggtaccggaatcacaggagaactcaatctcctccataccgacgagatatcggattcgccgtgtacggagcactgaagactccgttctcggacgacatcacccgaactcccctaccacagaactaccgaactccgtcgatgacttacgacgggctcgtggaccctcacgatttcttggggcg encodes:
- the LOC121783628 gene encoding probable protein phosphatase 2C 72, with the protein product MGICASISSPVIHDDSYGQESAVYYTGISSNESSQKIGSVYSHAGSKGLNQDCALLFQGYGVEEGAICAVFDGHGKNGHTVSKIVRNRLPSLLLNHRKMGSDQSKNFQRWKEACITSFKAVDREIQFLETLDCSCSGTTATVVIRQAEDLTVANLGDSRAVLGTRSENGIVAVQLTNDLKPGVPCEAERITKCKGRVFALKDEPHIQRVWLPYDDSPGLAMSRAFGDFVLKNNGIICIPEVSHHRITPQDEFLVVATDGVWDVLSNEEVVSMVAAADNEEVAAKAVVDAAIAMWKHKFPNSKRDDCTVNCLFLQSKSL
- the LOC121784752 gene encoding uncharacterized protein LOC121784752, with translation MNAMLFALRHSLSPVSLSQLLLMLLLVFDLIHLILSYCFIVKLRKEFSSEVDASLSALRGLSVDSSASQADLTQLFKVATHEAKKSRAQNRIFRVILIYCRSSMPPQSQLPSTLKLFTLDVMYLHDKPGPDNCPQVVYDTLVDALERISEFEGYIFESGQGLTRALFRNMCQLLCHPQQRCIQDELDLPKSLVKKSPAAEGLQGDENVVVSSQ